The Pseudoliparis swirei isolate HS2019 ecotype Mariana Trench chromosome 1, NWPU_hadal_v1, whole genome shotgun sequence genome has a window encoding:
- the LOC130212526 gene encoding oocyte zinc finger protein XlCOF28-like isoform X2, with amino-acid sequence MKRSKVLDVVLKADMELWREADVQQLVENKEEEGPPEQQDWSSSLNQEDPEPPHIKEEQYYQEDPEPPHIKEEQEDPDPPQIKEEQEDLWTNQEGAQLEGLEEAGIRFSFSPVKSEDDEEEAQSSHLHQRLTEHMETEADGPEPDWNPDPARHPEPDKETEPYSEAEDSVDVEFWKETRKHQSGFTYQRSKKLSADDGLHRSRKPFSCSGDKTGSEPKTEDGVDGGLPPSGPEPLDSEVSATDTGLNTDMRPFSSSECQERAEERLTLLTRGDPPTGEKPLRCSLCREIFNKQESLRCHMTQHSGEKPFRCSVCRSDCGDSESLVQHMRIHTMQMRFNCTICGEEFAWRRHLTKHLEVHKIYRCSVCDQRFTWCKQLKDHRCVGRRLSRLHENQPEENRDAEPPAGSSTEHLETEADEEDYGGPDRKSGPEPEETGDSSGPETDPSDDWKESREPPPGLNSLNNVEVSLSGSRFRARGKPFSCSECGKIFKKKTHLKIHMRSHTGEKPFSCSVCKKSFSQSGNLQKHMRIHTGEKPFTCSECGKLFGSQESLKKHLRIHTGENIFKCSLCYKRFNGKCNLDEHMRNHTEEKSFSCSVCDHKFTWFYQLRKHKCVGRRSSQRHHTQENRGAEPRAGSSTEHMETDKDGEDCGGPEPDRDSEPDRKSDPEPDRKSDPDRHPEPGTDDNNEDPSEPETDDSEDWKESRV; translated from the exons ATGAAAAGGAGCAAAGTGCTGGATGTGGTTTTAAAGGCCGATATGGAGCTGTGGAGAGAAGCAG atgtccagcagctggtggagaataaagaagaagagggtCCCCCTGAGCAgcaggactggagctccagtctgaaccaggaggacccagagcccccccacattaaagaggaacagtattaccaggaggacccagagcccccccacatcaaagaggaacaggaggatccAGACCCCCCacagattaaagaggaacaggaagacctctggaccaatcaggaggGAGCGCAGCTtgaaggtctggaggaggctggtatcAGGTTCTCATTCTCTCCTGTTAagagtgaagatgatgaagaggaagctcagtcctctcatcttcatcaaAGACTAACTGAACACATGGAAACAGAAGCTgatggaccagaaccagactggAACCCAGATCCAGCCCGACATCCAGAACCAGACAAAGAGACTGAACCGTATTCTGAGGCTGAGGACAGTGTTGACGTGGAGTTCTGGAAAGAGACCAGGAAACATCAGTCAGGGTTTACTTACCAGAGGAGTAAAAAGCTCTCTGCGGATGATGGACTTCATCGCAGCAGGAAGCCATTCAGCTGCTCTGGTGacaagacaggaagtgaacccAAGACTGAGGACGGAGTGGATGGGGGTCTCCCTCCATCAGGTCCAGAGCCTCTGGACAGTGAGGTCTCAGCCACAGATACAGGACTTAACACGGACATGAGGCCTTTcagctcctctgagtgtcaGGAAAGAGCTGAAGAGCGTctcacgctgctgacacgcggGGACCCACCCACAGGGGAGAAACCGCTCCGCTGCTCTCTTTGTAGGGAAATATTCAACAAGCAGGAAAGCTTACGTTGTCACATGACACAGCACTCGGGGGAGAAACCGTTCCGCTGCTCAGTGTGCCGCTCAGACTGCGGGGACAGCGAGTCTCTAGTTCAACACATGAGGATCCACACAATGCAAATGAGGTTTAATTGCACAATTTGTGGTGAAGAGTTTGCGTGGAGGAGACATCTCACGAAACATCTGGAAGTCCACAAAATCTACAGATGCAGCGTTTGTGACCAGCGGTTCACTTGGTGCAAACAGCTCAAAGACCACAGATGTGTCGGCCGTCGCCTCTCAAGGCTTCATGAGAACCAGCCGGAGGAGAACCGAGACGCAGAACCTCCAGCCGGCAGCTCAACGGAACACCTGGAAACAGaagctgatgaagaggactacggaggaccagacaggaagtcagggccAGAACCTgaggagactggagactcttctggACCTGAGACTGATCCCAGTGATGACTGGAAGGAGAGCAGAGAACCGCCGCCTGGGTTAAACTCTCTGAATAATGTGGAAGTTTCTCTCAGTGGTTCCAGATTCAGAGCAAGAGGGAAACCTTTTAGCTGCTCTGAGTGTGGGAAAATATTTAAGAAAAAGACGCATCTGAAGATACACATGAGGTCTCACACAGGCGAGAAACCATTCAGCTGCTCGGTTTGTAAGAAGTCTTTTTCACAGAGCGGGAAtttacagaaacacatgagaatccacacgggagagaaaccgttcacCTGCTCTGAGTGTGGGAAACTATTTGGCTCCCAGGAAAGTCTGAAGAAACACTTGAGaatccacactggagagaacaTCTTCAAATGTTCATTGTGTTATAAACGGTTCAATGGAAAGTGCAACTTGgatgaacacatgaggaacCACACGGAGGAGAAAAGCTTCAGCTGCAGTGTTTGTGACCACAAGTTCACCTGGTTCTACCAGCTCAGGAAACACAAGTGTGTCGGTCGCCGGTCCTCACAGCGTCATCACACTCAGGAGAACCGAGGGGCAGAACCTCGGGCCGGCAGCTCAACGGAACACATGGAAACAGACAAGGATGGAGAGgactgtggaggaccagaaccagacaggGACTCAGagccagacaggaagtcagatccagaaccagacaggaagtcagatccAGATAGACATCCAGAACCCGGTACCGATGACAACAATGAAGACCCTTCTGAACCTGAGACTGATGACAGTGAAGACTGGAAGGAGAGCAGAGTTTAA
- the LOC130212526 gene encoding oocyte zinc finger protein XlCOF28-like isoform X1, giving the protein MFKWIMIHFKFDLNIISWFSLNVCFLFPADVQQLVENKEEEGPPEQQDWSSSLNQEDPEPPHIKEEQYYQEDPEPPHIKEEQEDPDPPQIKEEQEDLWTNQEGAQLEGLEEAGIRFSFSPVKSEDDEEEAQSSHLHQRLTEHMETEADGPEPDWNPDPARHPEPDKETEPYSEAEDSVDVEFWKETRKHQSGFTYQRSKKLSADDGLHRSRKPFSCSGDKTGSEPKTEDGVDGGLPPSGPEPLDSEVSATDTGLNTDMRPFSSSECQERAEERLTLLTRGDPPTGEKPLRCSLCREIFNKQESLRCHMTQHSGEKPFRCSVCRSDCGDSESLVQHMRIHTMQMRFNCTICGEEFAWRRHLTKHLEVHKIYRCSVCDQRFTWCKQLKDHRCVGRRLSRLHENQPEENRDAEPPAGSSTEHLETEADEEDYGGPDRKSGPEPEETGDSSGPETDPSDDWKESREPPPGLNSLNNVEVSLSGSRFRARGKPFSCSECGKIFKKKTHLKIHMRSHTGEKPFSCSVCKKSFSQSGNLQKHMRIHTGEKPFTCSECGKLFGSQESLKKHLRIHTGENIFKCSLCYKRFNGKCNLDEHMRNHTEEKSFSCSVCDHKFTWFYQLRKHKCVGRRSSQRHHTQENRGAEPRAGSSTEHMETDKDGEDCGGPEPDRDSEPDRKSDPEPDRKSDPDRHPEPGTDDNNEDPSEPETDDSEDWKESRV; this is encoded by the coding sequence ATGTTTAAATGGATTATGATCCATTTCAAATTTGACTTGAACATCATCTCCTGGTTTTCCCTTAATGTTTGTTTCCTATTtcctgcagatgtccagcagctggtggagaataaagaagaagagggtCCCCCTGAGCAgcaggactggagctccagtctgaaccaggaggacccagagcccccccacattaaagaggaacagtattaccaggaggacccagagcccccccacatcaaagaggaacaggaggatccAGACCCCCCacagattaaagaggaacaggaagacctctggaccaatcaggaggGAGCGCAGCTtgaaggtctggaggaggctggtatcAGGTTCTCATTCTCTCCTGTTAagagtgaagatgatgaagaggaagctcagtcctctcatcttcatcaaAGACTAACTGAACACATGGAAACAGAAGCTgatggaccagaaccagactggAACCCAGATCCAGCCCGACATCCAGAACCAGACAAAGAGACTGAACCGTATTCTGAGGCTGAGGACAGTGTTGACGTGGAGTTCTGGAAAGAGACCAGGAAACATCAGTCAGGGTTTACTTACCAGAGGAGTAAAAAGCTCTCTGCGGATGATGGACTTCATCGCAGCAGGAAGCCATTCAGCTGCTCTGGTGacaagacaggaagtgaacccAAGACTGAGGACGGAGTGGATGGGGGTCTCCCTCCATCAGGTCCAGAGCCTCTGGACAGTGAGGTCTCAGCCACAGATACAGGACTTAACACGGACATGAGGCCTTTcagctcctctgagtgtcaGGAAAGAGCTGAAGAGCGTctcacgctgctgacacgcggGGACCCACCCACAGGGGAGAAACCGCTCCGCTGCTCTCTTTGTAGGGAAATATTCAACAAGCAGGAAAGCTTACGTTGTCACATGACACAGCACTCGGGGGAGAAACCGTTCCGCTGCTCAGTGTGCCGCTCAGACTGCGGGGACAGCGAGTCTCTAGTTCAACACATGAGGATCCACACAATGCAAATGAGGTTTAATTGCACAATTTGTGGTGAAGAGTTTGCGTGGAGGAGACATCTCACGAAACATCTGGAAGTCCACAAAATCTACAGATGCAGCGTTTGTGACCAGCGGTTCACTTGGTGCAAACAGCTCAAAGACCACAGATGTGTCGGCCGTCGCCTCTCAAGGCTTCATGAGAACCAGCCGGAGGAGAACCGAGACGCAGAACCTCCAGCCGGCAGCTCAACGGAACACCTGGAAACAGaagctgatgaagaggactacggaggaccagacaggaagtcagggccAGAACCTgaggagactggagactcttctggACCTGAGACTGATCCCAGTGATGACTGGAAGGAGAGCAGAGAACCGCCGCCTGGGTTAAACTCTCTGAATAATGTGGAAGTTTCTCTCAGTGGTTCCAGATTCAGAGCAAGAGGGAAACCTTTTAGCTGCTCTGAGTGTGGGAAAATATTTAAGAAAAAGACGCATCTGAAGATACACATGAGGTCTCACACAGGCGAGAAACCATTCAGCTGCTCGGTTTGTAAGAAGTCTTTTTCACAGAGCGGGAAtttacagaaacacatgagaatccacacgggagagaaaccgttcacCTGCTCTGAGTGTGGGAAACTATTTGGCTCCCAGGAAAGTCTGAAGAAACACTTGAGaatccacactggagagaacaTCTTCAAATGTTCATTGTGTTATAAACGGTTCAATGGAAAGTGCAACTTGgatgaacacatgaggaacCACACGGAGGAGAAAAGCTTCAGCTGCAGTGTTTGTGACCACAAGTTCACCTGGTTCTACCAGCTCAGGAAACACAAGTGTGTCGGTCGCCGGTCCTCACAGCGTCATCACACTCAGGAGAACCGAGGGGCAGAACCTCGGGCCGGCAGCTCAACGGAACACATGGAAACAGACAAGGATGGAGAGgactgtggaggaccagaaccagacaggGACTCAGagccagacaggaagtcagatccagaaccagacaggaagtcagatccAGATAGACATCCAGAACCCGGTACCGATGACAACAATGAAGACCCTTCTGAACCTGAGACTGATGACAGTGAAGACTGGAAGGAGAGCAGAGTTTAA